The following coding sequences lie in one Nitrospira sp. genomic window:
- a CDS encoding DUF488 domain-containing protein, translated as MSTRASTQLPAVFTIGHSTRSLEAFLNLLHTHGVKHLIDVRTVPRSRYNPQFNHETLPQPLRQAGIDYTHLAELGGLRHALRDSPNRGWRNASFRGYADYMQTASFQAGIETLIGVASRERTTIMCAEAVPWRCHRSLIADALAVRGIPVEHITSMAHPKPHTLTPFAKVNGTHITYPAEHEQQSLLHSFDGTTQ; from the coding sequence ATGAGCACGCGCGCCTCAACACAACTGCCTGCAGTCTTCACTATCGGGCACTCCACCCGGTCGCTGGAGGCTTTCCTCAACCTCTTGCACACACACGGCGTGAAACATCTTATCGATGTGCGCACCGTCCCGCGTTCTCGTTATAACCCGCAGTTCAATCACGAGACACTTCCGCAACCACTTCGACAAGCCGGCATCGACTATACACACCTGGCTGAGCTCGGGGGGCTTCGTCACGCTCTCCGGGACTCGCCTAACAGAGGCTGGCGCAACGCCTCATTCCGCGGCTACGCCGATTACATGCAGACCGCGTCATTCCAAGCAGGGATAGAAACGCTGATTGGGGTAGCCAGTCGTGAACGAACCACGATCATGTGCGCTGAAGCGGTGCCCTGGCGTTGTCATCGGTCGCTGATTGCTGATGCGCTGGCGGTGAGAGGAATTCCGGTCGAGCACATCACAAGCATGGCACATCCTAAACCTCACACCCTCACGCCATTCGCCAAAGTGAACGGCACACACATCACCTATCCGGCTGAACACGAACAACAGTCGCTCCTTCATTCATTCGATGGGACAACCCAGTAG
- a CDS encoding FAD-dependent oxidoreductase, which yields MSTAAIATTFLSKLSTRENIAEGTMAFRFEKPEGWTFIAGQYVDMTLLNPPETDSEGNTRTFSIASAPQDDLFMVATRMRDTAFKRVLQRLPIGTAVKIEGPSGALTLHDDATRAAVLLAGGIGITPFRSMLRCATKEKRPHRLILFYSNRRPEDAPFLDELLALERDNPHYSLIATMTDMTQSHRTWPGETGLITKEKLATYANHAALPVYYIAGPPKMVKGLQTMLREIGVDEEDIRAEEFAGY from the coding sequence ATGAGCACGGCAGCTATCGCGACAACGTTTCTGTCCAAACTGAGCACACGGGAAAACATCGCCGAAGGCACGATGGCCTTTCGGTTTGAGAAGCCGGAGGGGTGGACGTTCATAGCCGGCCAGTATGTCGATATGACTCTGCTGAATCCTCCGGAGACGGATAGTGAAGGAAACACACGAACTTTTTCGATCGCGAGCGCTCCCCAGGATGACCTCTTCATGGTCGCGACGCGCATGCGTGACACCGCGTTCAAACGCGTGTTGCAGCGCCTTCCCATAGGAACAGCCGTCAAGATCGAAGGCCCGTCCGGTGCCTTGACGCTGCACGACGATGCCACGCGAGCGGCGGTCCTGCTGGCAGGCGGTATTGGCATCACGCCCTTTCGAAGTATGCTGCGCTGTGCCACGAAGGAGAAACGCCCGCATCGCCTCATCCTGTTCTATTCCAATCGCCGACCGGAGGATGCGCCATTCCTCGATGAACTTCTGGCGCTGGAACGGGATAATCCGCACTACTCGCTAATCGCAACCATGACCGACATGACGCAATCCCATCGGACCTGGCCCGGTGAGACCGGCCTGATCACCAAAGAAAAGCTTGCCACGTATGCGAATCACGCCGCCTTGCCCGTCTACTACATTGCGGGGCCGCCTAAAATGGTGAAAGGGTTACAGACGATGCTTCGTGAAATCGGCGTCGACGAGGAAGACATCCGCGCGGAAGAGTTCGCCGGGTACTGA